The genome window gggagttacgttctaaaaataacccgggagttacgttctagcgagggacaactgtacacatGTAGGTACTGTGTAAGTACTTGTACATTGATCCACTGAGTAAATAAGACAGCGTCAGAGTTGCTGCAAGGTTTATTGTTTCGTTTTAACAGTGCCAGGCTAATGActtccatagacttcaagtctttacgctaagttaacacaaaatgctacccactggaaccaaaccactggacgtacagaggtgacaGTGATACTGAGCATCTCATCTCTGCcttctttatttacatttggAGTGACGTGTGTTTATCTGCAATTTCAGCCTGGTTTTGGATCAAATTTGCTTTGCTGTGCTCTCGTTCTTGACTTCAATTTGACCTCATCTTGATTTAGACTCTACTAAAGTGGTTTTGATTGCATTGTTAAAATGCTATAAGTGCCATTACAATACATCACAGAATCATCCAAGCTAAAGCTCGACGGATCTACAATGCCATCCAGCTGTACAACATCCTGATGACTGAGCACGGCGGCACCCTGAAGGACTATATCACGCAGCTGTCCTGCATCGCTGACAACATGGACAAGGTGAGAAAACACACGtctcttttaattattttattttttccaatgtttttttctgtattttgttgtgttttgctcttCTGTAATGTGCTACATAAAACTTGATTGATTGGCTTCATTTCTGATGCAGCTCGCTGTTCAGCTggcctgtatttaaataaatcCCTTCAAATCTTAAGGTTTCAAAGGGGACAAAGATCGCTGTCATCACTGGAGGGGCAGCAGGTGTGGCAGGAGGTGTGGCAGCGGCGGGGCTGGTGCTGGCCCCGTTCACCCTGGGTGCTTCAGTCGCCCTCACTGTGGTTGGGGTGGGAGTGGCGGCAGCCGGCGGGGCCACCGCTGCATCAGCAGCCATCGCCAACAAGGTGAGCAGACGTGAAATCAAACTTTATTGAGCTCATGTTAAAGGTGCTCCATGCAACACTGTCGAGGGTCGATTAAAGTGAGGGCCCTTGAAGTCCCTgttgacctcacatgacttctgtTTTTGGTCTTTTTCATTCTCAGCTACCAAAAAACTATTTCCCTACTTACCCCTAGTGACTAAGGGTAGGTAGGGaatcatctcttttttttttttctttttttttttgtattttaggtgaactgttcctttaaaacaacaaatgcCATGCTCAGTGGTGCAACAGTAGAGGTGCTGTTCCTTAGGCTAATGAGATCTGTCCCTCCAGATGACTGTCACACAGGACAAGAAGAAAATTGAGAGTATCTTCCAGGAGTACGAGGCCCTCATGATGGAGATTCAGGACTGCCTGAAGTTCATCAGCGAGGGTCTGGAGCACCTGAGGGACCATGACACGTCCACCCTGAGAGCAACCGGGGCCAAGTCAGCGAGGGTCGCCGCGGTGGCTCAGCTGGCCACTTCAGACAGGGCTAGTGCTCGGGCCATGGAGGCCAACAGCAAGGCGTCAGGGGTGATGCAAGGCTTCGCCCTCGGGATGTTCTTCACCCAGAAAAAGGATGGCGCCAAGGTGAAGAAGGGCCTTGAGTCCAAGTTAGCCGAGAAAATCCGCACGGTAGtagaggagatgaagaagggACTGGACGAGCTCATGCATCTTAAAGAGCTGTTCAGCGAGTTCAATTGACATGAcaagtgatatatatatatatatatatatatatatatatatatatgtatatatatttaaagattGTTAAACTTCTTTATTTCTTCACCAATCTgatttcctcttcattttgtaCATTGCAGCCTGTAGTACACCTACTCTTATAATATTTCTACAATAATTCCACACATCTCTGATGTTGAAAATACACATGCTGTATGTCTTTGTAAGAAAAAATTattgggaaaacactgaaaGGTGCTTGAACTTAGGCCTATTTAGCCCTGCACTGTGTAATACTGTGTTAACCTAttctaaacataaacaactaagTTACAAGGcagttaaaaaagaaatggagctatcttcatatattttatatttcacaCCATAAAttttaaatgctcaaaaatGTTTGGTACCTGTGACTATTTTATTATGATTGATTTGGTTATTATTAATGTGGTCTGCCAGCACTGAAATCAATGCCAACACACTTTCTGATTGCCAAaagaatataaataataaaaaaaagaaaagaaaaaaagaaaacaactccATCCTTGGTTGGAGGAAATTCTTGAGTACAGTCTCATGTAGCTAACAATGTTATTTTCAATCACTgcaatacatatatacatataaaaacaaacataccaacaaacaagtaaacaagtaaacaaataaaaggaaaactaaaactcaacattttcaaacaataaaaagttGTCACCTGTCTGGTAGCTGATGACTTTTCCCACTATTGCTTAAtatcaccagcagggggcagtccAGAACAACATCAGTTGCAGCCGTGTGAACCACAACCACAGGCCTAATTAGAAAATGTTTGGCGATTAAACATACTCCGCTGTGGTTGTGATATATCAATAACGAATATAGAAATGCGAGGGCAGCTCACATGTAGATAGAGTTGATGTGAAAAAGATAATAGATAATACAGCagaaaaaatctatttttcatttttattaaatatatcaTTAGTAAAATATCATTCGGGCCAAAACTCTACACACTATGTAGTCTCATTTTGTAATGGGAGGAATAATGTGCTGGGTGCACATTAATGTGTACCAAAATAGTAAATTATGAGGCTGTTAGGAATAGACggataaattaaataaaatatgtttcctGTTTTAGGCCGGTCGGTAGTTCGGACATTTCGTCTCATTTCAGTCACTAGCAGCTGtgaaaaaaagactgacaaaTCACTTTCATCCGTCAGTGTTTACATTCTGCATTTGACCTACATCTACACACGAGGGCGGAGGCAGCTGCTGGTGTCAGCTTTCTGGAACTACTTCTTCTACTGTATAGATGCGCGTCTCACCAATCAACGcgagaaagcagcagcagcgtgaTACAGCGATGGGTTTGTTTGGGATAATCTGTAGCCAGGGTGGAGAGGAGTTTAACTTGTTAACGTTTGGGGTTATCTCCTTAAACTCCTTCCAACCAGAGCTGCTACTTCCACAAAACGAGCCTATCCTTCGCGACGCTATAAAACCGTGATAGCGCGGAAGGATGGGCGTGTCGGTGATTCGGTCCTATATATAGTCATGTGACGGCGGAGGCTCGTTCTTCGTGGTCACAACAGTAAAGCTACAACAAGGCGAATCCTGGAAGCTCTCCCGCTCAAAATGGCAGTGTAACGGCGTGCGGCAGCGACTCTTGCAGCGGCAAAAACCCGGCAGTGCAACGGCAAAGTGCACTGGTTGTTTCTGGCAAAATGGCGTAAGTACCTCCGCACTGACACTTATCTTTTGAGAGCGGAATGcgtcgttttttttgtttttatcctctTCATGTCAACGGCAACCGCCCGGTATTTCAGGAAAGTTATCAGACCTGTTGAGTATGTCTCAGCGCACTAAAACATCAGTATTACAGAAGAAAACGAGAATTAACCAAATGTACATGTTTTTGGCGAGCATGTCCTTCTTACTTCTGGTGTAGGAATATGATCTTTATTCGGAAATAGTCAGTTAttacagctaacgttagttCTCGTCTAGCCGGGCCAGCCGACACCGCTCATAGTGCCGTTTGTGTTGAATTGGCACGGTGCGGGTTAACCGGCTGTCCCGCTCGATATCCACAACGACCTCTTGAAAGCCTAGGGGTTTCACCTCGATAGTAACACTGTTGACCGatcacattaaaaatgtaaatattgttttgtgttcatgCAACACTGACAACGTGGCGGATCCAAAATGGCGCGCAGTGTCCTCTCAGTCTGCCTTTCCGTGACAGATGGTTGTGTGTTGTGAAAATGGCGGTTGCCCTCCCACGTCTCCCTGGTGAATCaccaggtgggcggggcttaccgGGCAAAGCATGACCAAATTAGGAAATGTTATCCCCCGGTGGAGGGCGGGGTTTTTCCCATCAAGGCCGCACAGACTGTACACGGAAGGAATTAGCCAAAAATAGCCTTACTGTTAAATACGCACTACACTAGGCTAATGGAAAGTAGGCTTCAATAGGAGAGTTATCAGATGTTAATGTTTGCTGGCAAAGTGATGTTGTCAGGAAACGGATTGTCGTCTCAGGAAGTGCACACAATACCTTGTTCAGAAGCTGTGGTCTTACACAACAGTGTGGTCAGACCTGTGGAACAAGATGTGAAATACATTTTACCCCGTAAAATGCAGAAATTGTAGAATcctttgttcaaaataaaatcctctagtgtcaagttgttttttgttttggttcaaGCCCTCATATGATTAACTGTTTTCAAAGCATTATTATCCACCTTGTAGTTTTGactcaactctctctctcccctctcccctgccCAGGTCTCTCTCGGCAACCACCCTCAGCTTTGCTGCCGTCGACAGCAGGACCAAACCGCTCGACTTGATATCATCAGACTCACCCTTTCTGTTCACTCGTTCACGGCTAccactgaccagcagcagccatgacTCTGAGCTCCCAGATGGCCTTGGAGGACGTGGGGGCCCTGTTCTTAGGTTGGTGGTGTGACTGGTTTCCAAAGCACTTCCACAAGCATCACTGCACACGGGCCTGAACTGGGAAATCTGTAGTTAATGAGCCTCCATGTGTGGGTGAATTGCAAAAGGTTGTGCCATTTAAATGAAAGATAGCATCTCTGAGTTCCAGTATGGTTATGATGGTGTTAAAGATATGTAGAAAACATTCAAAAGTGAACTTAGGCCTCCTTCAACAGCATGTGGCTCATCAGCTCACTTGAAttagaaatacacaaaataaattcaagTAGTAATGTAAACATAATGTAAACCATTTATATACCGTCCAGCAAGCTAGAAAAGCTCAAAATTGACATTCTCGTCAGCCCGTTCTCTAAAAGGCATCATCCTTTTCGGCAGGGCCCTC of Myripristis murdjan chromosome 1, fMyrMur1.1, whole genome shotgun sequence contains these proteins:
- the LOC115361730 gene encoding apolipoprotein L3-like: MDKVSKGTKIAVITGGAAGVAGGVAAAGLVLAPFTLGASVALTVVGVGVAAAGGATAASAAIANKMTVTQDKKKIESIFQEYEALMMEIQDCLKFISEGLEHLRDHDTSTLRATGAKSARVAAVAQLATSDRASARAMEANSKASGVMQGFALGMFFTQKKDGAKVKKGLESKLAEKIRTVVEEMKKGLDELMHLKELFSEFN